The following proteins come from a genomic window of Methanosarcina sp. MTP4:
- a CDS encoding dienelactone hydrolase family protein, with protein METLGNISGSSLDETQSYESVQEPRTVTVETAEGETQIRIVTVDIISEGRNYPAYTAAPAEEGKYPAVVLLHSFNGFVPGYREMVDRMAADGFVVVAPQWQTYSISPTDAEVESVVRNSTEYLQSRDDADPGRLGLTGFCAGGRYTMLYLPKIKELSSGVAWYGFPYTSGSMSRPEKPADLIKSLEAPILVIHGSRDLASDISNIYKYAGELDTADKYFELKVYQGEPHGFMIGDSGSMSESSVAQDAYREMIEFFERTL; from the coding sequence TTGGAAACCTTAGGTAACATTTCCGGGAGCAGCCTTGATGAAACCCAGAGCTATGAATCGGTGCAGGAACCGAGGACCGTTACGGTTGAAACCGCTGAAGGGGAAACCCAAATCCGGATCGTTACTGTGGATATCATAAGTGAAGGCAGGAACTATCCCGCTTATACTGCCGCCCCGGCTGAGGAAGGCAAATACCCGGCTGTGGTCCTGCTTCATTCTTTCAACGGTTTCGTGCCCGGTTACCGGGAAATGGTAGACAGGATGGCTGCGGATGGCTTTGTGGTAGTCGCCCCGCAGTGGCAGACCTACTCGATCTCCCCGACCGATGCCGAGGTGGAATCCGTGGTAAGGAACAGCACTGAATATCTGCAGAGCAGGGATGATGCGGACCCCGGGAGGCTGGGCCTGACAGGTTTCTGTGCCGGGGGCAGGTATACCATGCTCTATCTTCCCAAAATCAAGGAACTCAGTTCAGGAGTTGCCTGGTATGGTTTCCCTTACACCAGCGGCTCGATGAGTCGCCCTGAAAAGCCCGCTGACCTGATCAAAAGCCTTGAAGCCCCGATTCTGGTCATCCACGGCAGCCGGGACCTTGCAAGTGACATCTCCAACATCTACAAGTACGCCGGGGAACTTGACACCGCTGACAAATATTTTGAACTGAAAGTGTATCAGGGAGAGCCCCACGGCTTCATGATCGGTGACAGCGGGAGTATGTCAGAAAGCTCCGTCGCGCAGGACGCATACCGGGAAATGATTGAATTTTTTGAAAGGACGCTTTGA
- a CDS encoding metal-dependent hydrolase encodes MVNTISHLGIGFLISLTLGLKGKRRWTVAFLSILPDLDYLSYSAFTLLSGSLSHEARNQLFYLLGHREFSHSIFFALMVMLLVWLKTKNKRFTAAAFAAISSHIFLDYTTSAKMRIFYPLITDASVLRSTYSYDPLVNILPLLPLLLLAAEYLKNRGKWNGKVDDFSSFANPKGKKFYASLLVVLLVWVMLFPAAKVFLIDNISKAEGAEISYKETYPISPTRFLAAYSYNDTHYKLMEVSYLSGTEKSFYVEKVSVNGDIPDAAAYVERAAKLYNTNPSQEIDYPVYTVSEEKGKVTVLLSDARSPYVENWPYFDVVYRFVFDRESGEYEAYLSKYGRKETKLGENRFE; translated from the coding sequence ATGGTAAACACCATCTCCCACCTGGGGATTGGCTTCTTAATCTCCCTCACCCTCGGCCTTAAAGGAAAGCGCCGCTGGACAGTAGCGTTTCTCTCAATCCTCCCTGACCTCGACTATCTTAGCTATTCGGCTTTTACACTTCTCAGCGGCAGCTTAAGCCATGAGGCCCGAAATCAGCTTTTTTACCTGCTGGGCCACAGGGAGTTTTCGCACTCAATCTTTTTCGCCCTTATGGTGATGCTTCTCGTCTGGCTCAAAACAAAGAACAAACGCTTTACTGCAGCAGCTTTCGCAGCCATTTCCTCTCATATCTTTCTGGATTACACCACAAGCGCGAAAATGCGCATATTCTACCCGCTTATTACCGATGCTTCGGTCCTTAGAAGCACTTATTCCTACGACCCCCTGGTAAACATCCTCCCTCTGCTGCCTCTCCTCCTCTTAGCGGCGGAATATCTGAAAAACAGGGGCAAATGGAATGGGAAAGTCGATGACTTTTCCTCTTTTGCAAACCCGAAGGGGAAAAAGTTCTATGCATCCCTTCTCGTAGTCCTTCTTGTCTGGGTTATGTTGTTCCCGGCTGCAAAAGTCTTCCTCATCGACAATATCTCAAAAGCCGAAGGAGCCGAGATTAGCTACAAGGAAACTTACCCCATATCCCCAACCAGATTCCTGGCAGCATATTCCTATAACGATACCCACTACAAGCTTATGGAAGTCAGCTACCTCTCAGGAACCGAAAAAAGCTTCTATGTCGAAAAAGTCTCCGTGAACGGCGACATCCCTGACGCCGCAGCCTACGTTGAACGAGCAGCGAAACTCTACAATACAAACCCCTCTCAGGAGATCGATTATCCGGTCTACACTGTTTCGGAAGAAAAAGGTAAGGTTACGGTTTTACTTAGTGATGCCAGGAGCCCGTATGTTGAAAACTGGCCTTATTTTGATGTGGTTTACAGGTTCGTTTTTGACAGGGAAAGCGGAGAGTATGAGGCGTATTTAAGCAAATACGGAAGAAAGGAAACGAAGCTTGGCGAGAACCGGTTTGAGTGA
- a CDS encoding metal-dependent hydrolase: MVNTISHLGVGLLIALALGFKGKKRWTIAFLSILPDLDFIPHMIFFAVSGALSHTARNQLFYILGHREFMHSLLFISLVTLILWFRTKDRLLTAGGFAALIVHFYMDYVTSWKMRPLYPFSTDSSILGAIYFFDPLLNLLPLLPLFIVLVDEMKTRGRWDGKFNGFCAYVRRNDDKLYAALIFVLTLWLAVAPVAKVLVVQHISEAEGAEISYQNSYPASAGRFLSAYSFNDTHYRILETTYWGGIERSTFVEKISVSGDVPDASLYAAKTGKLYYSGVPLDIDYPVYNVSENNGSVTVVLNDARNPYVNLWAYFETVYRFVFDEESGEYEVYASVHGEEEERLAENWFEREIVKLIS, encoded by the coding sequence ATGGTAAACACGATCTCTCACCTCGGCGTAGGCCTCCTGATCGCCCTCGCTCTTGGCTTCAAAGGAAAAAAACGGTGGACAATAGCCTTCCTGTCCATCCTCCCCGACCTTGACTTCATCCCGCACATGATCTTTTTCGCGGTCAGCGGGGCCCTTAGCCATACAGCCCGAAACCAGCTCTTCTATATACTGGGCCACCGGGAGTTCATGCACTCCCTGCTCTTTATTTCCCTTGTCACGCTTATCCTCTGGTTCAGGACAAAAGACCGGCTCCTGACCGCAGGCGGGTTTGCAGCCCTTATTGTCCACTTTTACATGGACTACGTCACAAGCTGGAAAATGCGCCCCCTCTACCCTTTCAGCACCGACTCCTCAATTCTGGGAGCCATTTATTTCTTCGACCCGCTGCTTAACCTCCTCCCCCTTCTGCCCCTTTTCATAGTGCTTGTGGATGAGATGAAAACCAGGGGAAGATGGGATGGGAAATTCAACGGGTTCTGCGCCTACGTGAGAAGAAACGACGATAAGCTCTACGCCGCCCTGATCTTCGTGCTCACCCTCTGGTTAGCCGTAGCCCCGGTTGCAAAAGTCCTGGTGGTGCAGCACATTTCCGAAGCCGAAGGGGCTGAAATCAGCTACCAGAACAGCTACCCCGCATCCGCAGGCAGGTTCCTCTCAGCCTATTCGTTTAACGACACCCACTACAGGATCCTGGAAACAACCTACTGGGGAGGGATTGAAAGGAGCACTTTTGTCGAAAAAATCTCCGTTTCGGGAGATGTCCCGGACGCTTCCCTCTACGCTGCAAAAACGGGGAAACTCTACTATAGTGGGGTCCCCCTGGATATTGATTATCCTGTCTACAACGTCTCCGAGAATAACGGCTCTGTTACGGTTGTGCTGAACGATGCCAGGAACCCGTATGTCAATTTGTGGGCTTATTTCGAAACGGTTTACAGGTTCGTTTTTGATGAGGAGAGCGGAGAGTATGAGGTGTATGCGAGCGTGCACGGGGAAGAGGAGGAGAGGCTGGCAGAGAACTGGTTTGAGCGGGAGATCGTTAAGTTGATTTCTTGA
- a CDS encoding helix-turn-helix domain-containing protein, with the protein MSILKLLASPEGKTLEFKEKMPTSLAIAKTVCAFSNGAGGSIVIGVRDRDKALIGIDELEIPDTEEQVASIIYDSIEPIPSFATTIHNIEGKLLLKVEVYPGRLKPYHLKNKGELEGSFVRVGSTNRKADLEIIEELRRQRMNVSFDETAIPDAAMEDLEPENLDFYLRMREKVRGIPGSEINSSFLKKKRFALQLNGSIYPTVAGILLFSNEPDVYLPAAVIKCARFKGNEMDEFIDQRIISGPLYSQVEEAASFFKRNIRRWAKVEGLYRKEAYEYPEQAVKEALVNAVCHRDYSRKGASIKLAIFDDRIEITSPGSLPASISLEDLGTGVSEHRNRIIARTFSELGLIEGFGTGIFRMRKYCREWGIPDPEFREESGFFKTTFYGKPAEAVKEPPFGFEKLDEDEQNIVDYIREHEKANIKELEGVLNKSRSTVKRKVKKLVEQKYLVWKGKRQNDPHAYYEPGNEK; encoded by the coding sequence ATGTCCATCCTGAAACTTCTCGCATCCCCCGAAGGCAAAACCCTGGAATTCAAGGAAAAAATGCCGACTTCGCTTGCGATTGCAAAAACAGTCTGCGCTTTTTCCAATGGAGCCGGAGGCTCAATCGTAATTGGGGTCAGGGACAGGGACAAAGCACTCATCGGTATTGATGAGCTGGAGATCCCTGATACGGAAGAACAGGTTGCAAGCATTATCTATGACAGTATCGAACCAATTCCTTCTTTTGCGACAACAATCCATAACATCGAAGGAAAGCTGCTCCTTAAAGTCGAAGTTTACCCCGGGAGGCTCAAGCCCTATCACCTTAAAAACAAAGGCGAACTCGAAGGCAGCTTTGTCCGGGTCGGGTCAACCAACAGGAAAGCTGATCTGGAAATCATTGAAGAGCTCAGACGCCAGCGGATGAACGTGAGCTTTGATGAAACTGCAATTCCGGATGCTGCAATGGAAGACCTTGAGCCTGAAAATCTTGACTTTTACCTCAGGATGAGGGAAAAAGTAAGGGGAATTCCCGGAAGCGAGATTAACAGCAGTTTTTTGAAAAAGAAACGCTTTGCTCTTCAGCTAAACGGCAGCATCTACCCGACTGTTGCAGGAATCCTTCTCTTTTCAAACGAACCGGATGTCTATCTTCCCGCCGCAGTGATAAAATGTGCCCGCTTCAAAGGCAACGAAATGGACGAATTCATCGACCAGAGGATTATTTCAGGCCCCCTCTACAGCCAGGTCGAAGAAGCAGCCTCTTTTTTCAAAAGGAACATCCGGAGATGGGCAAAAGTGGAGGGCCTCTACCGGAAAGAAGCCTACGAATACCCCGAGCAGGCGGTAAAAGAAGCCCTGGTAAATGCCGTCTGCCACCGGGACTATTCAAGGAAAGGCGCAAGCATAAAACTCGCCATCTTCGACGACCGGATTGAGATTACAAGCCCCGGCTCCCTCCCTGCCAGCATCTCCCTCGAAGACCTCGGAACCGGCGTCTCGGAACACCGGAACAGGATCATAGCCCGGACCTTCAGCGAACTCGGCCTGATCGAAGGTTTCGGTACCGGCATCTTCCGGATGAGGAAATACTGCCGGGAATGGGGAATTCCCGACCCCGAGTTCAGGGAAGAAAGCGGTTTTTTCAAGACAACCTTCTACGGAAAACCGGCTGAAGCCGTAAAAGAACCGCCTTTTGGTTTCGAGAAACTCGACGAAGATGAGCAGAATATCGTGGATTACATCCGGGAACATGAAAAAGCCAATATAAAAGAACTTGAAGGCGTCCTGAATAAAAGCCGGTCCACAGTGAAAAGGAAAGTAAAGAAACTTGTTGAGCAAAAATACCTCGTTTGGAAAGGTAAGAGACAAAACGATCCGCACGCATACTACGAACCTGGGAATGAAAAATGA
- a CDS encoding protease inhibitor I42 family protein has translation MQEVELLPPMNAKVGDIIEISIPSNPTTGYSCLLSEMPSCVYFVESTYTPNQPIGIGSPGTSLFKFVAVEKGEGNITFRSVKFSHPPEILEPTVMQKRFVIIE, from the coding sequence ATGCAAGAAGTGGAATTATTGCCTCCAATGAATGCAAAAGTTGGAGACATTATCGAAATTTCAATACCTTCGAACCCAACGACTGGCTATAGCTGCTTACTGTCAGAGATGCCCAGTTGTGTTTATTTTGTGGAGTCAACGTACACACCCAATCAGCCTATCGGGATTGGAAGTCCGGGAACTAGCCTGTTCAAATTTGTTGCAGTCGAAAAAGGTGAAGGCAACATTACTTTCCGTAGTGTGAAGTTCTCTCACCCCCCCGAAATATTGGAACCCACTGTAATGCAAAAAAGGTTTGTTATAATCGAATGA
- a CDS encoding ATP-binding protein, with protein sequence MKQLMKMWNPWWVEGEVPASRKRISRPDTLENILKILDIREIVCIAGVRRCGKSTLMYQAVDHLIEKGVAPENILYFNLDEPFEDKSLGLLDRIFNEYIELHAPKGRKYLFLDEIQNIENWEQWVKKFYDLYGEEVKFVLTGSNSTMLSDRLSTLLTGRMITQHVFPLSFKECLDFEGFEIKDTDTQRNEILHHFNNYLSKGGFPEVVLEEDEEINHLRLNEYFNSILLRDIVAGRKIRESAKLIELANYSLSNVSTLMSYSKISKATGLSINSLKEYMLYLEQAYLIYQLNFFSYSVKDSISAQMPRKIYCIDNGLRNAASFTFSADEGRLAENLAFLELKRRNVEFFYWKGKREVDFVVKNRDGTLTGINCTYTDRIRPGETGALLEFKEKFGEKVSELILLTKNLEKEEGGIRYVPVWKMVLGIE encoded by the coding sequence ATGAAGCAGCTCATGAAGATGTGGAACCCCTGGTGGGTGGAGGGAGAAGTCCCTGCTTCCAGGAAAAGGATTTCCAGGCCTGATACTCTTGAAAATATCCTGAAAATCCTGGACATCAGGGAGATTGTCTGCATCGCGGGGGTCAGGAGGTGCGGGAAATCGACGCTTATGTACCAGGCGGTAGACCACCTGATAGAAAAAGGGGTTGCGCCTGAAAATATACTGTACTTCAACCTTGACGAGCCTTTCGAGGACAAAAGTCTGGGGCTGCTCGACCGAATCTTCAACGAATATATCGAACTGCACGCCCCGAAAGGAAGAAAATACCTCTTCCTGGACGAGATCCAGAACATCGAAAACTGGGAGCAGTGGGTCAAGAAGTTCTATGACCTCTACGGCGAAGAAGTCAAATTCGTGCTCACGGGTTCGAACAGCACGATGCTCTCGGACAGGCTTTCTACCCTCCTCACAGGGAGAATGATCACCCAGCACGTTTTTCCCCTTTCATTTAAGGAGTGTCTCGATTTTGAGGGGTTCGAAATAAAGGACACTGACACCCAGCGAAATGAAATCCTGCACCACTTCAACAACTACCTCTCCAAAGGAGGTTTTCCCGAAGTCGTCCTGGAAGAAGATGAAGAGATCAATCACCTGCGGCTTAACGAATACTTCAACAGCATCCTCCTCCGGGACATTGTAGCCGGGAGGAAGATAAGGGAAAGCGCAAAGCTGATCGAGCTTGCAAACTATTCCCTTTCAAACGTTTCAACCCTGATGAGTTATTCGAAAATCTCAAAGGCGACCGGGCTTTCCATCAACAGCCTGAAAGAATACATGCTCTATCTGGAACAGGCCTACCTGATATACCAGTTGAATTTCTTTTCGTATTCGGTAAAGGATTCAATCTCAGCCCAGATGCCCAGGAAGATCTACTGCATAGACAACGGGCTCCGTAATGCGGCATCTTTCACCTTCTCTGCAGATGAAGGGCGGCTTGCAGAGAACCTTGCCTTCCTGGAATTGAAACGAAGAAACGTCGAGTTCTTTTACTGGAAAGGAAAAAGAGAAGTGGATTTTGTAGTCAAAAACAGGGATGGAACCCTCACAGGAATAAATTGCACATACACCGACCGCATAAGACCCGGAGAAACCGGTGCCCTGCTGGAATTCAAGGAGAAATTCGGAGAAAAAGTATCCGAACTCATCCTTCTCACAAAAAACCTGGAAAAGGAAGAAGGAGGGATCAGGTACGTCCCGGTCTGGAAAATGGTTCTCGGGATAGAATAA
- a CDS encoding HEAT repeat domain-containing protein, with the protein MKFFAKYRTFLTLFLILSFLLPGCLFAGCIGERSPPAPEEIELLIQNLKNPDGRDFYESRERLIDAGSLAVDPLILALEEDDNDFRFEVLDVLAAIGDEGAVDPLVLIVKDKDEDLELRAHALGTLGEIAATTGNERAMDSFTQLMEDEDVELHLKLTALETLGLNVLEVSVGSGDSSVEERVVELLVRSLRAENETVRSVAAIYLTEGGEKAVEPLIQVLNSDESESARTAAAGSLGSIGGDRAFEVLVNALETDESESVRGIAIHSLGSEYNEFNERAVEPLGNALRYDESAKVRKTAAETLANFGNEEAVDFLTETLEDENEALEVREASVFSLQAIYYNFGGEKAIDTLRRNRDCENETLRQTIEDVLSEIETGEIPKPLEEGNEPLEEVEEPLEEF; encoded by the coding sequence ATGAAATTTTTTGCAAAATACCGTACTTTTTTAACTCTGTTTTTAATTTTAAGCTTCTTGCTGCCAGGCTGCCTCTTTGCAGGTTGTATCGGGGAAAGGAGTCCTCCGGCCCCCGAGGAAATAGAACTTCTTATCCAGAATCTGAAAAACCCGGACGGTCGGGACTTTTATGAATCCAGAGAGCGGCTGATCGATGCGGGAAGCCTTGCTGTTGATCCTCTCATCCTGGCCCTGGAGGAAGATGATAATGATTTCAGGTTTGAAGTCCTTGATGTCCTCGCTGCCATAGGGGACGAGGGGGCTGTTGACCCTCTTGTCCTGATCGTGAAAGATAAGGACGAAGACCTTGAGCTAAGGGCTCATGCGCTGGGAACTCTCGGTGAAATCGCGGCTACCACGGGAAACGAAAGGGCTATGGATTCCTTCACTCAGCTTATGGAAGATGAAGATGTAGAACTGCACCTCAAGTTAACTGCGCTGGAGACCCTCGGGCTAAATGTGCTGGAGGTGTCTGTGGGTAGTGGAGATTCTTCGGTAGAAGAAAGGGTAGTGGAACTCCTGGTCCGGAGCCTTCGGGCTGAAAATGAAACAGTTCGCAGTGTGGCTGCAATTTATCTTACTGAGGGTGGTGAAAAAGCCGTAGAACCCCTTATACAGGTCCTGAATTCGGATGAAAGCGAGTCTGCAAGAACCGCTGCTGCAGGTTCCCTTGGAAGTATCGGTGGAGACAGGGCTTTCGAGGTTCTCGTAAACGCCCTGGAAACGGATGAAAGCGAATCTGTCCGAGGTATTGCAATCCATTCCCTGGGAAGTGAGTATAATGAATTCAACGAAAGAGCAGTGGAACCCCTGGGAAATGCCCTTAGATACGATGAAAGTGCAAAAGTCCGGAAAACCGCTGCAGAAACCCTTGCTAACTTCGGAAACGAGGAAGCAGTCGACTTCCTCACAGAAACTCTGGAAGATGAAAACGAAGCCCTGGAAGTCCGGGAAGCCTCCGTCTTTTCTCTTCAGGCTATCTATTATAATTTTGGAGGGGAAAAAGCAATCGACACCCTTAGAAGGAACAGGGACTGTGAAAATGAGACCCTGAGGCAGACCATTGAAGACGTCCTTTCTGAAATTGAGACAGGAGAGATCCCGAAACCGCTGGAGGAAGGGAACGAACCGCTAGAAGAAGTTGAGGAACCACTTGAAGAATTCTGA
- a CDS encoding pentapeptide repeat-containing protein, with protein sequence MVTCKYIYWVGSENYTLIDFHCPFEAVEGDELCYWHQAKDGKKPSQEQLDELKKIDFDFVGIYLKRAELKNVSLDGVKLPLANFTEAKLNEISLECAELSNSKFEDADLTEANLQRSKLESVDFEGAILRFANLTGATLTKANLTCANLNHSKVSNADLSYATMEGIKLIEMTLSGSKLDNVVLINEWLDHVDLKDADLSYSTLCGTQFNKCNLQNANLSHTDLRGAELLEVNLQNSDLSDSLLQGANLSLSNLRGSDLSRSNLQGTFLGLTLFNSDSCLNNVSLAYSNIHRSYIDESRTLRDCVFFENGVMDMKEINEFVADNLAKKLILDAEAIRKSDFKLFHDFEMKGLLRYPGSFPDNSVIFYDDLTDSPIKKRIDNIVFKNTILGKSRELENFVPTFYVSRKYLYRGNKKDLYNVSHEVYNKLYNFYSSSGDTLRARQVHYRRGEVYRKLLLARGGYKNKLRALAFDGFILKTLAGYGDKIWNPIKWSFFIIGSFSILFWLTNGVSIEERSIHWYDYLYLSVTAFTGLGFSNVQPNISELVTFIFPLVGTMTISIPQILVMAESVLGFTMVSLIIFVITYQISR encoded by the coding sequence ATGGTTACATGTAAATACATCTATTGGGTAGGTAGTGAAAATTACACATTAATTGATTTTCACTGCCCTTTTGAAGCAGTGGAGGGGGATGAACTTTGTTACTGGCATCAGGCGAAAGATGGAAAGAAACCCTCTCAGGAGCAGTTAGATGAATTGAAAAAAATTGATTTTGATTTTGTGGGTATTTACTTGAAAAGAGCTGAACTGAAAAATGTTAGTTTAGATGGTGTCAAGTTACCACTGGCAAATTTTACTGAAGCCAAGTTGAATGAAATATCTCTAGAATGCGCTGAACTTTCTAATTCAAAATTTGAGGATGCTGATTTAACAGAGGCTAATTTGCAGAGATCAAAGTTGGAATCAGTTGACTTCGAAGGGGCAATTCTACGTTTTGCTAATTTGACTGGTGCAACATTAACAAAGGCTAATCTTACTTGTGCAAATCTAAATCATTCTAAGGTAAGTAACGCAGATTTGAGCTATGCTACGATGGAAGGAATTAAGTTAATCGAGATGACACTGAGTGGATCTAAATTAGATAATGTTGTACTAATAAACGAATGGCTTGATCATGTTGATTTGAAAGATGCAGATTTAAGTTATTCTACCCTTTGTGGAACACAGTTTAATAAATGTAATCTTCAGAATGCTAATTTGAGTCACACGGATTTACGAGGCGCCGAGCTTTTAGAAGTAAATCTGCAGAATTCTGATTTGAGTGATAGTCTTCTACAAGGAGCGAATTTATCTCTTTCAAATTTGAGAGGATCTGATTTAAGCCGAAGTAACTTACAAGGCACATTTTTAGGGCTAACTCTTTTTAATTCTGACTCATGTTTAAACAATGTTTCTTTAGCTTATTCTAATATTCACCGTTCGTACATAGATGAATCAAGAACCTTGAGAGATTGTGTTTTTTTTGAGAACGGTGTTATGGACATGAAGGAAATTAATGAATTTGTTGCAGATAATTTGGCCAAAAAACTTATACTCGATGCTGAAGCCATTAGAAAATCTGATTTTAAATTATTTCACGACTTTGAAATGAAAGGTCTTTTGAGATATCCAGGATCTTTCCCTGATAATTCTGTAATTTTTTATGATGATCTGACTGACAGTCCTATTAAGAAGCGGATTGATAACATAGTATTCAAAAATACGATACTTGGAAAATCACGAGAGTTAGAAAATTTTGTTCCGACCTTTTATGTATCTAGGAAATATCTTTATAGAGGAAATAAAAAGGATCTTTATAATGTTTCGCATGAAGTATATAACAAGTTGTATAATTTTTATTCCTCAAGTGGAGATACTCTCCGAGCAAGGCAAGTACATTATCGCCGAGGTGAGGTTTATAGAAAGCTTTTGCTTGCCAGAGGTGGTTACAAAAATAAATTAAGAGCACTGGCTTTTGACGGTTTCATTCTAAAAACTTTGGCAGGATACGGAGATAAAATATGGAATCCTATTAAGTGGTCATTCTTCATTATTGGCTCATTTTCCATTTTGTTTTGGTTAACAAATGGTGTTTCTATTGAGGAAAGAAGTATTCACTGGTATGATTATTTGTACTTGAGCGTTACAGCTTTTACTGGTCTTGGTTTCTCGAATGTACAACCTAATATCTCTGAACTTGTGACGTTTATATTTCCATTGGTTGGAACGATGACGATTTCTATTCCTCAGATACTTGTAATGGCTGAGTCTGTCTTAGGCTTCACAATGGTGTCATTGATCATTTTTGTTATTACTTATCAGATTTCGAGATGA